The genomic region GTCGCGGTCTTGCATCACGAAGTGGAGCGTTCGCTCTCGGTGTTTGTTCTGGATGGAGTGCTAGAACGCTTCCCGAAGATGAAACTGGTCTCGGCTGAGAATGACGTGGCGTGGATTCCGTACTTCATGTGGCGGATGGATTTCGCGCACGATCGGTTTGGACGGACTGGGGCGAATCCAGTGAAGTTGAGTCTCAAGCCCAGCGAGTATATCAAACGCCAGGTGTATGCCACCTTTATCAACGAGCCGCTCTTTGTTCACACGCTGGGCGTGTACGGGGCGGACAACGCCATGTGGTCCTCAGACTACCCGCACACGGCCGCGAGCTGGCCACGCTCGCAACAGTTTATTGACGAAGCTTTCAGCGGACTTTCGGAGACGAACCGCCGCAAGATCGTGCATGACACCGCCGCGCGGCTGTACGGGATTGCGTGATCCATAGAGGAATCCCGACGGGCTGAAGGATGTATAGCCGACGACTCGTATGCGCACGCAGAGCTGGTGCAGTTGTACTCTGCGTGCCGTACTTGTTGATGTGATGATCGAGAGTTAACCGATCGCGATAGATCTGGTATTGTCCTATTTGGTTCACGTTATACAGGGAACCTCAAGAAGAAGGAATCTCCACGGTCTCAACCCAATTCGGATTTTTCCCCATTGGATAGTCGTTCAACTTGATGAGGTGTCCGGTGTCTGGGTCAATCTGGTAGCTCGATAACGCATGCGACAGTTGACCAACCGCGAGTACATACCGGCCCGAGGGGTCAATGTTGAACCCACGCGGCTGTCTCTCCGTCGGCACGCTGCCGATCGTCGCGAGCGTACCGGTGGTCGGGTCCACGCTGAAGCCGGTCAGGGTACTGGAGGTCCGCTCTGACGCATAGAGAAATCTGCCATTCGGGGTGATGTGGAGATCCGCCGCTAACGGACTCCCCTGGAAATCAGGAGGGAGGGCAGAGAGGCGCTGTTTTTGTCGCAGCAGTCCTGTCGTAGCGTCATAGTCCAACGCGGTCACCGCACCATCACGCTCACCGAGCACATAGACCAGGTTGCCGTCCGGATGAAACACCAAGTGACGCGGCGTACTGTTCGCCGGCAGTGGCAGCGACGGTGGGGTGTTCGGCGTAAGTATTCCCGTCTGGACATCCAATATGAGTTGACTGACACAGTCACTTCCTAACGTCGGGGCGAGGACGTAGCGATTCTGCGCATCGACGAGTATGGAGTGTGCATGTCGATAATGCGGCAAGACCTGATGTGGCGGGTGCACGCGGCCGGGTGGATCAATACGATTCACCGTGAGTGTGTGACCAGGATAGGAGGCGCCCAGGAGGAAACGGCCCGTGCGATCAGTGACGAGATAGGCCATGCTGTCAGCGAGTGGACCGCTGGCAATATACGTGAGTTGACCGCTGGCCGGAGTGATCGCGAAACTCGCGACGCGCTGCGGTTGGCCACGGACACCGACGTAGAGGAATCGTCGATCAGGGCTCACGGCCATCGGGGTAGAAATCCCTGGTTGCACAACGTCAGGAATCGGTACTCGCTCGATGACCCTCAGGTGACCGGTCTGCTGCTCAAGCTGCAGCACGAAGATCTCATTGCTGTCAGCATTCCCGACGTACACAATGCTGTGTTCGAAAGAGGACCGTGAGTGTGTCATTGATTCTCCACACATCCATTGCAAACAGTGCCTGTTGCGATCGCGACGTGGTCCTGTCCACCACGCGATCGATCTCCATGCCGCTCCACTCCTGTTGCCGTCACGTCCCTCAACTGACCGCACCCTCGGGTTTTTGCCCCGCGCGGCTCTGACGCAGCCGTCTGGTACGCTCCCAATCGATCGTCAGACCGTGTGGGTCAATGATGACGCCATAGTGCTGCCGCGCCCCGTCGAGGGTGACTTTCTCGTCGTGCACGTCCTTCAGCACCAGCGCTGGCTCACGATCCCACGGATCTCCATGTCCGCCGGAACCGCTAATGGCGTGAAAGACGCGATCACCGGGCTTCACGTCAAGATGCAGATGGGTTTGCCGCGGGAGGGCGACCGCATCGGTTTGCGGATTAAGAACATTTTGTGATATCGCTCCCGGTTGTCCCCCAGCGAGGCCTGCACACGGACGCGACGGACGATTGGTACGCACCATAATCGTACCGGGTTGCAAGAACCGCCATTGTCGATAGACGGATACGGAGCCGCGATATTTGCCCGGTCCCCCACTGTCGGGCACATAGCCGAAGCCTTCGACGACCAGTGGATGCTCGCGCTCGAGCAGCTCGGCTGGGGTCGTTCCATAGGAGCCGAAGGTCATTGGGGTCACCCCGTCGATCCCATCTTTATACGGGCGCGCTCCCCAGCCACCAAAGAAGCCGTCCATAGCCGCAAAGGGCTGCCCATCTGTGCCACGACCAACGAAGTGGAGCACATCGCCTCCCTCGCCAACAATGGGGACACGGTCTGGCAGCGCTTGCGCCAGCGCACGGAACACCATGTCTGAGACGCGGAATGCTAGTGACGCCCGCCCTCCGACAGCCGCCGGGTATCGCGGATTGAGGAGACTACCAAGGGGAACTGCAACATGCATGGGCCGGACGAATCCTGAGTTCAGTAAAATATCGGGACTCACCATCAGTTTGAGGCTGCCATACACCATGGCTTTGGTCATACTGAGTGGCATGTTGATGGCCCCTTTTGCCTGCGGGTCGGTGCCAGTGAAATCCGCCGTCAATGTATCGCCAGCGACCTCGAGTGCCACCTTGAGCTTTAGCGCCACGGCATTGCCAAACCCGTCATCTTCAAAAATATCGTCCTGTTCATAGCGACCATCTGGCATGGCCTGAATGGCAGCGCGCGTGGCCTGTTCGGAATGATCCATCACATGGTCGCAACACGACGTAAAGGTGTCGAGTCCGTATTTGTCCACTGGGCGCTGGAGTTCTTTCGCACCACGCCAACAGCCTGCCACTTTCGCTTCGACATCGCCGAGCCATTCCTCTGGTGTGCGGA from Deltaproteobacteria bacterium harbors:
- a CDS encoding lactonase family protein yields the protein MTHSRSSFEHSIVYVGNADSNEIFVLQLEQQTGHLRVIERVPIPDVVQPGISTPMAVSPDRRFLYVGVRGQPQRVASFAITPASGQLTYIASGPLADSMAYLVTDRTGRFLLGASYPGHTLTVNRIDPPGRVHPPHQVLPHYRHAHSILVDAQNRYVLAPTLGSDCVSQLILDVQTGILTPNTPPSLPLPANSTPRHLVFHPDGNLVYVLGERDGAVTALDYDATTGLLRQKQRLSALPPDFQGSPLAADLHITPNGRFLYASERTSSTLTGFSVDPTTGTLATIGSVPTERQPRGFNIDPSGRYVLAVGQLSHALSSYQIDPDTGHLIKLNDYPMGKNPNWVETVEIPSS
- a CDS encoding hydantoinase B/oxoprolinase family protein gives rise to the protein MAQQFDPIFVEVIKNELAAVTEEMAIAVSKTARSAMVKIGDFAATICDGQGRLIGPGYAAPFQLAIFQEVMAGVIHKWRDPFRPGDVLVVNDPYAGMGHMPDVAVITPVFWEGQVIAFTLAYSHHTDTGGRFAGGFSSQCTESFEEGMRLPAVKLYTEGRRNEALLDMILANVRTPEEWLGDVEAKVAGCWRGAKELQRPVDKYGLDTFTSCCDHVMDHSEQATRAAIQAMPDGRYEQDDIFEDDGFGNAVALKLKVALEVAGDTLTADFTGTDPQAKGAINMPLSMTKAMVYGSLKLMVSPDILLNSGFVRPMHVAVPLGSLLNPRYPAAVGGRASLAFRVSDMVFRALAQALPDRVPIVGEGGDVLHFVGRGTDGQPFAAMDGFFGGWGARPYKDGIDGVTPMTFGSYGTTPAELLEREHPLVVEGFGYVPDSGGPGKYRGSVSVYRQWRFLQPGTIMVRTNRPSRPCAGLAGGQPGAISQNVLNPQTDAVALPRQTHLHLDVKPGDRVFHAISGSGGHGDPWDREPALVLKDVHDEKVTLDGARQHYGVIIDPHGLTIDWERTRRLRQSRAGQKPEGAVS